A window of Cytobacillus sp. FSL H8-0458 genomic DNA:
GCTCCTTTGAAATTGGGAATTCTATTCGTTAAAGGAAATGGAAAGCGGCCAAGCTTGTTCTCCTCAAGAAAATTCCATATGTACTCACGGATTTCTTTCTTCGTTTTCATCGTGTTTCACTTCCTTTCTTTCATTTTATCTATTAAAGAAAAAAACTCCAATTTTTTAAATAAACAGGTTTTAACACAAGGACACGGGGTAAACAAATAATGCAAGGCCAATAACAAAACGGAAGGGACTGGTTGACGATGAAAAGCGTAACAGCGACTTCAAGGTTCGTCATTGGCATTGCAAGAAACCAGGGAGGGTTTGCAGAGCGTTCGAAAGGCACTCTCGTCTATAACCGTTATATTTAAAATCGGTTCGGCCCTATGCAAATCGTAATCTCCAGGTTGTCCGTCATTCGGACTTAAAAAAGGTGCAGACCAATCGGTTTGCACCTTTTTTAATGCCATAAAAACCCCCTTATTTCTTCTCTTATTTTTCTCAATCAAAAAAATAATTCTATCAAACTGTTTAGACAAGTATATTTTTCTCCATAATGGCAAATAAAAGGAGGTTTCCATATAAATGTCTGAACATGAACAAAAACAAGAATCAACCATGTCCCGAAGGAGATTCATCCGCAATTCCGGGTTAGTTGCCGGCGGTTTAGTAGGAGGCGGCATTCTTGGCGGCTTAATTGGTGCAAACATGAATAAAGACGGTACAGCAACGGAAGAGAATGCCCATACAAACGGGCATGATCAGGTTGCCTATCAGCAGTCGCCTTTATATTTCACAAACCCCGAGACATTTGGAATCCTGCAGGCAGCTGTTGAGAGAATTTATCCAAAGGATGAAAATGGCCCTGGCGCCAATGATTTGGATGTTCCATTTTTTATCGACCACCAGCTTGCGGGCTCATGGGGCAACAATACAAGGGAATATATGCAGGGTCCGTTCTTTCCAGGGTCGAACTTTCAGGGCTACCAGTCCCCTTTAAAACGGCATGAAGTATTTGATGTCGGACTTGCTGCCCTGCAGACCTACAGCAATGAAAAGTTCAAGAAGCCATTTGCTGAACTGGAGGGCGAACAGC
This region includes:
- a CDS encoding gluconate 2-dehydrogenase subunit 3 family protein — translated: MSEHEQKQESTMSRRRFIRNSGLVAGGLVGGGILGGLIGANMNKDGTATEENAHTNGHDQVAYQQSPLYFTNPETFGILQAAVERIYPKDENGPGANDLDVPFFIDHQLAGSWGNNTREYMQGPFFPGSNFQGYQSPLKRHEVFDVGLAALQTYSNEKFKKPFAELEGEQQDEILTAFEEDKVKLRGVTSRTFFNILRAATIEGVYADPAYAGNKNMEGWKMKDFPGHQMSYINQIESEKFVKIKPNSLHSYTK